The following coding sequences lie in one Panicum virgatum strain AP13 chromosome 6N, P.virgatum_v5, whole genome shotgun sequence genomic window:
- the LOC120678060 gene encoding LOW QUALITY PROTEIN: uncharacterized protein LOC120678060 (The sequence of the model RefSeq protein was modified relative to this genomic sequence to represent the inferred CDS: substituted 2 bases at 2 genomic stop codons) produces MDSWEDQVRRFMLDEEEDDDELFLVMVPALQLCMYDEKIPEHTSSLSGAQKVKEILEGHERWCKVEFRMESHIFRAVACFLRVENLLRDTRCVEIEXXLGMFMFMLYHNASTERLKKEFQHSGETMYRKITEVFDIIPVLTHRFVKLPNVNQTHVKIASDPRYMPLFQDNPKVSKFRKKSFPLFTSLELLYEGSIAIWDINFTSTQSAPQRTKQRVEPTPQRTEQRIEHIPHRSISEQSTHNTTPSRNPFNSGLDGIESIEFQSAATNQTSEDVEGFSGKKCKQSQMAARLGDYIDFKKDQIEKTMKELNKKKKREDVH; encoded by the exons ATGGATtcttgggaggatcaagttaGAAGATTCATgttagatgaggaagaagatgacgacgaactATTTCTAGTTATGGTCCCTGCCCTTCAATTGTGCATGTATGATGAGAAGATACCAGAGCATACCTCATCTCTATCTGGGGCACAAAAGGTTAAAGAAATTTTAGAAGGTCATGAGAGGTGGTGCAAAGTAGAGTTTAGGATGGAGTCTCATATTTTTAGAGCAGTAGCATGTTTTCTCAGAGTGGAGAATTTATTACGTGATACTCGTTGTGTTGAGATTGAGTAGTAGTTAGGAATGTTTATGTTCATGCTATATCATAATGCTAGCACCGAGAGGCTAAAAAAGGAATTCCAACATAGTGGAGAGACAATGTATCGGAAAATTACAGAGGTCTTCGATATAATTCCAGTTCTCACTCATAGATTTGTGAAGCTGCCAAATGTAAACCAGACACATGTCAAGATTGCGTCTGATCCTCGATATATGCCTTTATTCCAG GATAATCCTAAAGTCAGCAAATTCCGCAAGAAGTCTTTTCCTTTATTTACCAGCTTGGAATTATTGTATGAAG GAAGTATTGCCATATGGGATATAAATTTTACATCCACTCAATCTGCGCCTCAAAGAACTAAGCAGCGAGTTGAACCTACACCTCAGAGAACTGAGCAGCGAATCGAACATATACCTCATAGAAGTATCTCAGAGCAAAGCACCCATAACACAACACCTAGTAGAAATCCATTCAATTCTGGTCTTGATGGCATCGAGAGCATTGAATTTCAATCTGCTGCTACAAATCAAACTTCAGAGGATGTAGAAGGTTTCAGTGGCAAGAAATGTAAGCAAAGTCAAATGGCAGCAAGACTTGGAGACTACATTGATTTCAAGAAAGACCAGATTGAAAAAACTATGAAGGAGCTCAATAAGAAGAAGAAACGTGAAGATGTGCATTGA